The nucleotide window gagggtgtaatgttgttaatttaacatgaccactagaatacgggcgggcgctactcctatagcactacgcattgtgctatacatgttaaggtgtgggtgaaaagacaagttcatcacataagaataacccagtaatcacgaatccagtataacatacTAGCATACATGTATTAGATTGAAAtgatatctatactatatataatatacatatccaaaggacttcttaaagtcattaaaatttccttaaaacacctctaaagcatgatgtacaactCTTTTAAGCACAAAAAAACTCCACTTTCCACTTATACCCTTTCACCTAATCTAAACGGACACACAAACTAGGGTTTCTCTCATCAATCATTTTGTCTGCCGCTCAtcctctgctctctctctctctatggcGATTGCAATATGGCGACGCCTCTCTCTCGGATCTTGCCAGATCTCTCACCAGATGTGTGAGGATTTCACTAGATCCATGAAGGTAACATCCTTCTCTCTTTATCTCTCTCAAGTTCATAAACAACGCTGAACCTCGAGGTACTGTACAATCGATTTTAGGGTTTGCCATTTCATCCATCTCCCTGCTTCTCTCTCAAAGAAGATCTAGGGTTTCTCTAGGCGGAGCCGAGCCACTGGCTCACTGCGACCTCGCTGGCAGTTTGATACTTCCATGGAACCAAATAGTCCGAGCCGTGTTGGCTTGGCTGGTATTGTGTTCTTACCCTTTTCTCTCTTTTCATTTTTTGTTGAACTGATTCGTTTTTGTACAGCTCATATCACCAAATCCGGTTTCAGTGACACTCTTTTCGTTTTTGGGAGTGAAGAACAAGCAGATCCGGTATCCTGTATGTTCGTAGACCTCATATCACCCCTGTATGTATTTGGTACTTTTGTAGATCTAGggtttttttgtatttttcagatCCGTAAAATGATGATTTGGGAATTACAAATCAATGCAGAACTTGATTTCGTTTTCCTCAGGTTAACTTTTTCTCTGTCTGCATGTTCACCGAGTTTTGTGTCTGTAATGTTACGATTTTGTTTAATAATGTGTGATAGTGAATGTACAGGTGCAGATCTGGAGTTTTGATTCTTTAGTAGATTTTGAGATTAAAACGAAATTAGTGGTTGAATTGGTTCAATGTCCTGTTAAACAATTTTTAAAAAGAGGATTGAGTGAATTTATTGAGAAGTTTGAATTGGTTAGTATGAAATACTTGCTGCTTAAAAATAGAAATTAAAAATCAAGATCCTCtttttaaacattgttcaacaggaCATTGAACACTTTGGCAAATAAAAACCATTGTCTTGTCAACAAAGTGAtggcagaatcagcagcagccaaaGTGAAATCAATCTTCTTATATCCAATAAAATCCTGCAGGGGCATCTCGGGCTCAGAAGCATCTCTGTCAATTTTCATCTTTTTGTCAGAGTTAGCTCAATAGGCGAAGCTTACCGAAGCCCAACTCAGGTTGACATCATTTTTCCGATACTTTCTTATTGTTTAATGAGTTTAATGTTGAATAATTGATCTTTAACACAATAATTAGTATTAAGAGCACCGGGGATGGATGAGCTGAAGGTTTCATTGTGTAGACCATCTCAAATATGTGAGGGTGTCTCAATTTGGGAATGGTCAATATCGGCTTTGGATGAGGGAGATGAAGCATCTAAATGGTTCACTAATTATGTTGGCAAGCCAAGTCGGTTAGTGTGTTTTAATGAAGGTAATAATGACCTGTTTATTCATCAATTGGTTTTTCAGGTCATGTTTTTACGACAGATATAATAAAATGTGTCAAACATGTTGAGTACAATATTGTAAAGTATGATTATCAATGAACGTGTATAAGTTTACTTGATGTTAATAATTTATGTTGATACAGAGTCAGAGACTAGACATGTGGACCCCAATTATGCATCTGGATTCAGAGTTATGTTTTCTGATGGATATCCGTTCCTTGTAGTGTCCCAGGTTGGTTTTTAAGCTTGTTTTGGTATTATATTCTGTAAatgataattattttttaatgCATTTTTGGCAGGAGTCTCTAGATTCATTGAATGAACGTCTTCAGGAACCTATACCAATAAACTGGTTCAGACCAAAGTATGTATCTGTATCTACAACCTTAGTACATTTAAGGCTTGGAAACAAATACAAGTGGCGGTTCTTTGAGTTACATTTAACTAATTAAGGGTGTAaacaagccgagcccgagctctaGCCGAATCATAATGTCAGTTCAGTCACGTCAGTCCATATCTTGAAGCTTATTTGAGTGTGTCATTAAATAGTATCTGTAACATTAAGTTAGCCTGTTAATAAGTGATCTGATTTCGGACTTCTCAAGTTGTCTACAGGTTCATATACTGTCTGGTGCGAGATCCTTTTGTTTGGTTTAAAAATTGTAGACCATTCTTTGTCGGAGCTTTAGAATTTATATCCGGTGCCGACATAGAAACCGGCATCGATGTCGCAGGGAGCCGGTGGAATTTTTATCAGGTGCCGACATAAAAGATACCCCGAATCGACCCATCCATATGTAAACATGTGTACCGATGAGTTGTAATTAACGATATAACATATTGTTCGTTTTTAGGAGAAATTTGGTATGAAATCGATGAGAGACGAAGAATTTGAGCTTATATCAGCTCTTCACCTCCAAGTCAGCATCATTAGTCAGGCACTCATTTTCGTTACAAGATCACGAAGCTGGTTGTTTGTTGAACGCCCCGGTCTTTTACTCCTCACCGCCTTTTTTATAGCTCAGCTGGTGagtttatttatatttatgtaacagtatttataaTGAAATTAAAGTCTCTTCTGTTTGTTGTGGTACATTTGTATCTTGTCAACTTACGCGAGTTCGATGGAAACTGATTTTATAACCAAAAAAACCGAAACTTTATGAAGCTTTCGAGATTCGAGACCTCAATTTTGGCTTTGTATTTTGGTTCAGGACAAATGTGCAGTatcttttttatataaatatatggtATTATGTTGATGACAGGAATATGATTATGTTTCAAGAGTCTAAAAGCAAAGATCAAAGCCACATTTCCTGATGCATTCCCAGACGATTCAACGTTAGAAGCACTCGATGCATGACCAGATCTAGAAGTACCTCGGTAAAACTgtatttaatgtttttttttcttttctactTCTTTTTGTGACATTATTAAATTTCTGTTGACATGATGTTCCCCATTGTCAAAAACCATATAACCTACTTATTGTAGAAGTGAGGTGTTATTATTGATGGTTGTACTTATTGAGTTTAAT belongs to Helianthus annuus cultivar XRQ/B chromosome 5, HanXRQr2.0-SUNRISE, whole genome shotgun sequence and includes:
- the LOC110940148 gene encoding uncharacterized protein LOC110940148 isoform X2, which produces MDELKVSLCRPSQICEGVSIWEWSISALDEGDEASKWFTNYVGKPSRLVCFNEESETRHVDPNYASGFRVMFSDGYPFLVVSQESLDSLNERLQEPIPINWFRPKFIYCLVRDPFVWFKNCRPFFVGALEFISGADIETGIDVAGSRWNFYQEKFGMKSMRDEEFELISALHLQVSIISQALIFVTRSRSWLFVERPGLLLLTAFFIAQLDKCAVSFLYKYMVLC
- the LOC110940148 gene encoding uncharacterized protein LOC110940148 isoform X1 — its product is MDELKVSLCRPSQICEGVSIWEWSISALDEGDEASKWFTNYVGKPSRLVCFNEESETRHVDPNYASGFRVMFSDGYPFLVVSQESLDSLNERLQEPIPINWFRPKFIYCLVRDPFVWFKNCRPFFVGALEFISGADIETGIDVAGSRWNFYQEKFGMKSMRDEEFELISALHLQVSIISQALIFVTRSRSWLFVERPGLLLLTAFFIAQLSLKAKIKATFPDAFPDDSTLEALDA
- the LOC110940148 gene encoding uncharacterized protein LOC110940148 isoform X3; amino-acid sequence: MDEGDEASKWFTNYVGKPSRLVCFNEESETRHVDPNYASGFRVMFSDGYPFLVVSQESLDSLNERLQEPIPINWFRPKFIYCLVRDPFVWFKNCRPFFVGALEFISGADIETGIDVAGSRWNFYQEKFGMKSMRDEEFELISALHLQVSIISQALIFVTRSRSWLFVERPGLLLLTAFFIAQLSLKAKIKATFPDAFPDDSTLEALDA